The Candidatus Nitronereus thalassa genome includes the window ATATAAAAGTTTACTCGAATACATGCTTATATCCAGCCCTTCCAGCCTTTGCGCTTATTTTCTTTTTCATTGCCGCCAATACATCTTTGGCACAATCGGCATCCGAAAAAGTTTTTGCCCTACACTTGAGAACACAACCCTTCAGTTCCATCATGTGTAGAAAAATTCGACCAGACGAAAACATCCAGGTCAGAATCGCTCGCCACCGAGATTTGGTTTTGCGAAAAGTGACAAACCAATTTATTCCCCCTCAATTTGAGGATGCTCGAAAAAAATCCTATGTACATGAACTGACTCTTCAAGATTTAACCAATGGAGTCATTCACAAAGGAGCTATTGCCTTTAACACCAACCATGCGGTCATTTTTTCTGATTCCCACCCTCGAGGGATTTCCCGTGAGGAATTCCTGTCCCAATTACCTCCGGGAATACGTTCCATTGCCCAGCAAGCACTGGACACATTCCTCCGATTGCACCCTATTTTGAATGCCGCGGTTGATGGATGTCGTCCCTATCCCAGTCAAGTCACTTATGGCACAGATGATGAATTCGATAAAATTGAAATGGGCAGAATAACCTATCGTGATCTGGCGAATCAGTTTAACAATACGCCTAATCCTTCCAGCCCCCTGATTAGACACACAAACGGAAAATCTGGTGGGTACTACGATCCTCGGACCGAAGGCAAACAAGTCAGTTATCATGCCATCAACCCGCTAAATTTCTTCGAAGCCGGATCAGTAAATCCATGATTTCACCTTCACCAAAGATTTTATATCTTTTGATTGGCCTGGATAGATAATTGGAAAAAACAAAGTCCTACGCATTAAGCGACGGTTTACCCAAGTGAATCGGAATCTTGTTCTACCAAAATTTTTGTTTCCAAGGTTTAGGCTCTCCTCCTGACCTTGGATTTGGGAGTGGGAAAGCTCGATTGTTGCAACCTCCCGAGCTTTCCCCCTACCCCCCATTAATTTGCAAACTTGCCATTTCGGTCTGCTTCAAGAGCAGGAAGGATTTTATAAATAAAACTGTTGCAAGGGGTAGCATCTGTTGGCAAGCTCCCGTAGACAGTCCAAAACCACAATCTCTATTTTATGTTGGTAGAGTCTTTGGAATACCGGTTGTTCATCCTACAAAATAGAGTGAGTATATGATCCTGCTCTCAAAAACATTCCTATTGTTCCTTGTACCTTGGTTGATCGTTAATCTCATTTCACCGTCCCCTGGCCTGTCATCGTCTCCCCAAATTCCTGGCCTGGAGTTTGGCATACCATTGAATCTTAATCATGGCTCCAAACGTATATCTGGACCGGCATTGAAAATTGACAACCAAGGAACACTACATCTGGCATGGTTTGAAGCAGGGAAAGCTCGCAACGAAATTTTTTACGCAACAGCGCCCCATCAAGCCATGGGCGTTACTCTGCCCATTCATGTCAACAAAGACGGGGATCCCGTATCTTCACTCCATCAACCTCCTGCTCTCGCATTGGGACCAGATCAATCGGTGTATATCACCTGGTCAACACCCCATCCCCAAGGAAAAAGCAATCCATTTGCGAGCCTTCTAAAGGCAAGTCGCTGGGCCCCTGCCATAGGCACGTTTACCCCTCCAGTCACCGTAAATGATGATGCAGCCCCAACCAGTCATAGCTTTGACAATCTCTGTGTCAGCCCATCAGGCACGCTTCATGTGTCTTGGATCGACGAACGGCTGGGGCATGGACAACCCAAAACGATGACCACACGATCGGACACGAAGGGATTGAGTTTTAAAAAAAACCTCGCACTGGAGGGAATGACCTGTGTCTGTTGTCGAACCGCAATGACCACAGCTCCAGACGGGACAATTTATGTTTCCTGGCGACAGACTCTTGAGGGCAACGTGAGAGAAACCGTGGTGGCTCGTTCAACGGATAACGGGCGTTCCTATTCATCGCCCGTTATCGTGGGTCACGACCAATGGGTTTTTCCTGCATGTCCGCATCGACCATCCTCGATAGGGGTCGACGGTCAAGGAAGACTGTATGTGGTTTGGTATACCGAAGGCCCTGATGAAACACCGGGGATCTATTTCGCAATGTCTGACAATCAAGGACAAACCTTTTCACCACGTCGTATGCTTAATCGTTCAAAAGGCACTTTTCCGGATAAGCCACATATGGCCGTAGATCCACAAGGACGAATCCTCGTGGTGTGGGAAGAACTCTCGCCGGTTCGACATGAGGTATTTCTGAGTTATTCGGAAGATCGAGGAAACACGTTCACGACCCCTCAACGCCTGAATCAAGCCAAAGGAGAGGGGCCAGTCGTCAGCCTCAATACTCGAGGCCAAGGGAGCATTGCTTGGAACGAACATGCCTTTCCCAATAATGTGTTGATTGTACAACCCGTCACGATATCGACCCCTCACTCACACTAAACCGTAATGCTCCAGGTCATCGTTTTCCTCCTCTTCGGGTTGCCCATACCACTCCTACCCCATACGGTCTCCGGGCATTCGGTTTGGGCAAATGATACGTTGTCTTCCCTACAAATAGTTCCCCCCATTCCTCCAGCCCAAGCCCCGCACTTCCGCATTGTAACCCTTGAGGGAATACCCGTGGATTCTCAGCAACTGTTGGGGAAAGTCGTCCTTTTAAATTTTTGGGCAACCTGGTGTGGACCGTGCAAAGAAGAAATGCCTGCTCTAAATCGACTGCAAGAACATTTCCCGCGAGACAAGTTTAAAATTCTGGCTGTCACTACAGATATTCAGCCCAAGGCCATTCAGGCCTTTTGGAACCTCCTTCACTTGAACATGGAAGTTCTGCTCGATGAAACCCAAGAAGTGTCTCAACAATTTTTTGTTCGGGGATTACCCACGACCATCTTGATTGGAAGCGATGGAACCATTCTTGGCCGGGCTATGGGCCCGCGAGACTGGGACAGCCAGGACGCCATCGCGTTTATCCGAACTTTGGTAAACCCTGAGTCCATTGAATGAATTTTGAATCCGGAAAAGATTTGCTAATCGTCGAAAAACCTAATTTTTATGGAGGCATAGATCAGGACTAAACAGAATCAGTGAGGAACTGCGAAACTGAGAGACTCTTGCTTCACGTAATTTACACAAATCTCCAAGCATGCGCCCTTACGTTAATTAGGTTCAGCATGGACTCTTATTCAATGATGCGTATACCTAGTAAGACCGTGATGACACCTCGTATGAAATTTTTGGTGCGACATTTCACGCTGTTTTTGGTCATTCTCTATCTTGGGCTCGCCAGCGTTTCAACTTATTGTACGGT containing:
- a CDS encoding sialidase family protein, with protein sequence MKIDNQGTLHLAWFEAGKARNEIFYATAPHQAMGVTLPIHVNKDGDPVSSLHQPPALALGPDQSVYITWSTPHPQGKSNPFASLLKASRWAPAIGTFTPPVTVNDDAAPTSHSFDNLCVSPSGTLHVSWIDERLGHGQPKTMTTRSDTKGLSFKKNLALEGMTCVCCRTAMTTAPDGTIYVSWRQTLEGNVRETVVARSTDNGRSYSSPVIVGHDQWVFPACPHRPSSIGVDGQGRLYVVWYTEGPDETPGIYFAMSDNQGQTFSPRRMLNRSKGTFPDKPHMAVDPQGRILVVWEELSPVRHEVFLSYSEDRGNTFTTPQRLNQAKGEGPVVSLNTRGQGSIAWNEHAFPNNVLIVQPVTISTPHSH
- a CDS encoding TlpA disulfide reductase family protein, with translation MLQVIVFLLFGLPIPLLPHTVSGHSVWANDTLSSLQIVPPIPPAQAPHFRIVTLEGIPVDSQQLLGKVVLLNFWATWCGPCKEEMPALNRLQEHFPRDKFKILAVTTDIQPKAIQAFWNLLHLNMEVLLDETQEVSQQFFVRGLPTTILIGSDGTILGRAMGPRDWDSQDAIAFIRTLVNPESIE